The Neisseria subflava DNA window ATCTCCTTTCCACTCTATTGTCACCCCATAAAAGGCTTACACTCCGCATCATTGCCCCTAAATATCTCCTCACCGTCCGTACAGCTGCCCTTCCCCTTCATCTTCCCGCATACCACCGCCGTCAGCGACTCGTTCAAACGCAGCACCCTCGGCTCCGCTTCCCTATCCAGCGCCACCGCCTTCAAGGTAAACTTACCCTCCAGGATGCCCTTAGCCTGACCGCTCATCCTGATACAGAAACCGCCCGCCTCCTTCACCGG harbors:
- a CDS encoding type IV pilin protein yields the protein MLLVSILATAAFTVYRESVRSANLRAAHAALLENARFMEQFYAKKGSFKLTSTKWPELPVKEAGGFCIRMSGQAKGILEGKFTLKAVALDREAEPRVLRLNESLTAVVCGKMKGKGSCTDGEEIFRGNDAECKPFMG